The region TTCACCGCAATCGTCCTTTATGCGATCGGTACCGACCAGATTCGTGGCTTTGCCGTCACGTTGATCTTGGGCATTTTGTACTCGATGTTCACGGCGATTCACATGTCGCGAACATTCTTTGATATCGCCGAGCGTCACAACAAGTTGACTCTCAGCATGTCCGATTCGGTCAACAGTCTCCGTAATGCCATCTCTGGTGGAGGAATGTTCGACTTCATCGGCAAAGGCAAGATCGCATTGGCTGTTTCGACGGTCCTGATCATCATCGGTGTCGCTTCTCTTGTCGTCCGTGGCAAAGGCATCTTGGACATCGACTTCGCTGGCGGTTCTTCGGTTCAATTCCGAGTTGCCGAGTCGACTTCGACCGCTGACATTCGAACCATTGTTGGCGATGGCATCGGTGAACAAGACGGTTCCCCCGTTCAATTCACCGTTAACGGTGTAAAGATGGACGAAGCCGAGCCAGGTACGGTCTTCAAAGTTGACTCGTCGATCGAATCAGTCGGTGAACTACAAAATCGAATCGTCGCAGCTTTCGCTAACGCCGGTGGTGCCGAGTTGGTGACTTACGATGTGACGATCACCGGTGACGGCGAGTCGACTTCATCGATCGATAATTCCAATGGCGTGATGTTGACCGCCGCTCAGGACACATCCGAAGAGCCAGCCGAACCGGCGGCCGATTCTGCAGATGACGAACTGGCAGCCCAATCGGCAGTTCGTCGGATTTCGCTTGGTGTGGACGGTTCTGATTCAGCGGCTGCAATCAGCGGCCCTGCTTTGATTCAGCGTCTCAAGCAAGCCGCTGACGAGCTATCGATTCCGTTGAACGACCGTGCGGTCAAATTGCTGCCCGATGGCGAAGGATCCGAAGATTGGAAGAGCGGATCGAGTGTTCCGTTTTCGAATTGGAAGATCACTTTGCCGATGGATGAGCAAAAGGCTGCTCAGGTCATGCAAGGTGTCGAGAAGTCACTTGGCAACGAACCCGTGTGGGTCAGCAGCAGCAGCGTCGGTGCCCGTGTCGCCGGTCAAATGATTGGACGAGCATCGGTCGCACTGTTTGCCAGTTTGATGGTGATCATTCTCTACATCTGGTTCCGATTCCAACGTGTGATTTACGGTTTTGCCGCTGTGGCAGCACTTGTTCACGACGTCTTGATCACCTTGGGTGCGATCGCGATCAGTTACTACGTTGCCGATGCTCTCGGTTTCTTGCTGATCGATCCATTCAAGATCAGTCTGACTGTCGTCGCGGCACTACTGACGATCATCGGTTATTCGTTGAACGATACGATCGTTGTCTTTGACCGTATTCGCGAGACGAAAGGCAAAGCACCACGTTTGACCGGCGAGATGATCAACACCAGCATCAACCAGACCTTGAGCCGAACATTGTTGACTTCGTTGACAACGTTGATCGTGGTCGTGTTGTTGTACGCGTTCGGCGGTGAAGGCATTCACGCGTTTGCGTTCGCCTTGGTCGTCGGTGTTCTGGTCGGGACATACAGTTCGATCTTCGTCGCCAGCCCCATTTTGTTGTGGTTGGTTCAGCGAGGCGAAAAGTCCACGCCGGCTGCATAGCCTGGGTCTGGTACTGACACCCTTGTGCCTTTCACCAGCGCGAACTGTGCTGCAAAGCTGGGTACGAGGGTGTTTCGTGATCGAGTGATCACAACTCTTGATCGTATGTGCGATTGAGCTTTTCGGTTAGAACAGTTCAATCGCCTCTGAAGTTCTTTGGTTCGGCATCATCCTCGGCTATGATGATTTCAACAATGATGCCCGAACGGTCCCCAAGAGTTCTCTTGCTCTTGTCGGTGTTGGGCAACGCTTACATGTCCCTTGCTCAGCATGGTCGAAGCACCAGTTGAGACATTCGTGACCGATTTGGTGAGTCGATGTTTTTTAGCATGATGCGAAGGTGCGTTTCGGCTGGGTTGCTCGCTCTGGCAAGCATAGTTGTTGCTCCCGCTGCCTTCGCCGTTGAAGTCGGCACCGACAGCGATTCCGGCGTTGATGTCGCACCCGGCTCGGTTCAAGAAGATCCTGTTCGCTCGGTTCAAGAAGACTCGGTTCGCTTGATTCAAGAAGACATCCAGTACCTTGCGTCTGAAGAGCTTCGCGGTCGTAGCGTAACGGACGAAACGATCGATCAGGCACGTGACTATATCAAAGGGCGGATGCAGTCGATCGGTTTGGAGATGAACCTAGTCGGTGGCGATGGGCTGCAGCCCGTTGAGATCTCGGTCGGAAGTGAAGTTCGCAGTGTCGAAAAGAACTATGCCGAGTTCAACTTTGGGGCGGGCGATACGATCCTGAAGAAGGCGGTTTTAGGCAATGGTTTTTCGCCACTCTCGGTTGGCATTGATTCCGCCGAGGTAAGTGGACGTCTCGTCTTCGCTGGGTACGGGATCAGTAGTGAGGAACATCAGTACGATGATTTTGCCGGTGTCGATGTGAAAGACGCGTTCGTGGTCATCTTGCGTAAGGAGCCTGGGGCGGACGATCCTGAAAGCCGATTCGACGGGGTTCAAAACACACGTCATGCGTACTTCGCGGTCAAGATTCAAAACGCGATCCGCCATGGCGCTGCAGGAGTCTTGATCGTGAATGATCCGGCCAGCATTCGCGATGCGGTTGGGAAAGAGCAGGACCGAATCACCTTGGAAGAAATGAGGTTGGTCGAGCTACGTGAGTTGCTTAATGATCTGCCACCCGAAGCGGTTCGCAACATTGCCGCGACGAAAGATAAAATCGCGCGTGCGGAGAGCTTAATCGCGTCGATCCGCAAAGACGTCGAAAACGCGCGGCGTGGGGTTTTGAATCTAAGCGATGCGGGGACGCAAACTAAAGAGTCAGCAAAGATTCTCGTCGCGTCGATCGCCCGCGACATCGCCGACCAACTGGTCCGTCATGCTGGTCGGGAGTCTCTTGATGCGATCGAGAATCAAATCAACGAGAGCTATGTCCCCGAAAGCTTTGCTATCGAAAATGCAACCGCGACTGTGTCGGTCGACCTAAAACCGGCGGTCTTAAAAAGTGACAACGTGATCGGTCAGATTGCTGGCAAAGGACCGCTTTCCTCGCAAACAATTGTCATTGGTGGCCACTATGATCATGTCGGCATGGGGGGCTACGCTTCCTTGGCTCCAGGAACCATCGCCGTTCACAACGGGGCTGACGACAACGCCAGTGGAACAGCTGCAATGCTAGCTTGTGCTCGGCTGCTTCGCGAAAAGCTTTCCGGTGTCAGTAACCACCGCACGATGGTGTTCATCGCATTTACTGGCGAGGAACGCGGGTTAGTCGGCAGCCAGTATTACGTTGAGCATCCGGCATATCCGATCGAGCAGACGACCACCATGATCAACTTTGACATGGTAGGACGATTGCGAG is a window of Stieleria sp. JC731 DNA encoding:
- the secD gene encoding protein translocase subunit SecD, translating into MESLTLAQSLIGSSAAADYLGSFASLVAQAEQQKGVSWEQLLWVAGAFAVIIVPFIVGGFLAKQLKMPAHSVRIGFFLLAVTASVAVLLNRLPGLGVDLRGGTILVYEIDPSKSNPESESQVKSQDLIGPLTKRINPAGTREIVIRPYGDSQIEIIIPEVDQREVATIEEVLQQAGILRFAIVANRIDHQRLIDLATEQASSPDRAVRLSEMIQDEDGRVIGRWAEVDRETSAKSDVKPLRVDVGSAIVRNPDTGDLVDLPNSVRGIDSEYKQAQWIDENGLSGLEVLMVINPDVDVKGEDLAFASTTFDEKGAPAVAFNLTESGSRKFRFLTTENSPQGTRQRQLGIVMDDRLLSAPNILQPISKQGRITGNFTTEEVRSLVDVLKAGQLPAALTKQPIAKNQIDATLGADTIKKGVYAIGVSLALVLLFILYYYRFAGVIACTALILNLAMILATMVLINQPLTLPGLAGLVLTVGMSVDANVLIFERIREEINKGAKNRMAIRNGFAKATVTIVDANLTTLFTAIVLYAIGTDQIRGFAVTLILGILYSMFTAIHMSRTFFDIAERHNKLTLSMSDSVNSLRNAISGGGMFDFIGKGKIALAVSTVLIIIGVASLVVRGKGILDIDFAGGSSVQFRVAESTSTADIRTIVGDGIGEQDGSPVQFTVNGVKMDEAEPGTVFKVDSSIESVGELQNRIVAAFANAGGAELVTYDVTITGDGESTSSIDNSNGVMLTAAQDTSEEPAEPAADSADDELAAQSAVRRISLGVDGSDSAAAISGPALIQRLKQAADELSIPLNDRAVKLLPDGEGSEDWKSGSSVPFSNWKITLPMDEQKAAQVMQGVEKSLGNEPVWVSSSSVGARVAGQMIGRASVALFASLMVIILYIWFRFQRVIYGFAAVAALVHDVLITLGAIAISYYVADALGFLLIDPFKISLTVVAALLTIIGYSLNDTIVVFDRIRETKGKAPRLTGEMINTSINQTLSRTLLTSLTTLIVVVLLYAFGGEGIHAFAFALVVGVLVGTYSSIFVASPILLWLVQRGEKSTPAA
- a CDS encoding M28 family peptidase; the protein is MMRRCVSAGLLALASIVVAPAAFAVEVGTDSDSGVDVAPGSVQEDPVRSVQEDSVRLIQEDIQYLASEELRGRSVTDETIDQARDYIKGRMQSIGLEMNLVGGDGLQPVEISVGSEVRSVEKNYAEFNFGAGDTILKKAVLGNGFSPLSVGIDSAEVSGRLVFAGYGISSEEHQYDDFAGVDVKDAFVVILRKEPGADDPESRFDGVQNTRHAYFAVKIQNAIRHGAAGVLIVNDPASIRDAVGKEQDRITLEEMRLVELRELLNDLPPEAVRNIAATKDKIARAESLIASIRKDVENARRGVLNLSDAGTQTKESAKILVASIARDIADQLVRHAGRESLDAIENQINESYVPESFAIENATATVSVDLKPAVLKSDNVIGQIAGKGPLSSQTIVIGGHYDHVGMGGYASLAPGTIAVHNGADDNASGTAAMLACARLLREKLSGVSNHRTMVFIAFTGEERGLVGSQYYVEHPAYPIEQTTTMINFDMVGRLRDNELTVYGTGTASDLEGLVDEANESMGFDLYKVASGYGPSDHQSFYRAGVPVLFFFTGLHNDYHRPSDDFDKIDFGSLGRITDMVSNVAYRLAVMPRRPVYADTDPRIQIRRQMTAYLGIRVSLLAGSVEIVEVTSGGPASQAGLQVGDRIKSIGRKQIQTTNDLLSWVRNHSAGDEFEIKIERQGSEMTRRGKLEKRPE